The Flavobacterium sp. HJ-32-4 genome contains a region encoding:
- a CDS encoding substrate-binding domain-containing protein — protein MKTIKIAGVPEHFNFPWYKAISEGRFAAKGLDLQWTDVPEGTGKMCQMLRDGDTDVAVILTEGIIKDIIAGNPSRIVQIYVQSPLIWGIHVAYSSDFQCITQLEGKKAAISRPGSGSQLMAYVNADQRGWDPESLTFETVHTIDGAVEALKDGRADYFMWERFMTKPLVDNGTFRRLGDCPTPWPCFVIAVREECLENDPDAIRTLLATINDVTKTFKEIPGVDELVAQRFHQKIDDIREWLSLTQWSQKPFTEEMLNNVQIKLWKLSVVPELGTFTKIAWP, from the coding sequence ATGAAAACGATCAAGATAGCCGGCGTTCCTGAACACTTCAACTTCCCGTGGTATAAAGCCATTTCAGAAGGACGTTTCGCCGCCAAAGGCCTCGACCTGCAATGGACCGACGTGCCGGAAGGAACCGGAAAAATGTGCCAGATGCTGCGTGATGGCGACACCGACGTGGCCGTCATCCTCACCGAAGGTATCATCAAAGACATCATCGCCGGCAATCCCTCCCGCATCGTACAGATCTACGTGCAGTCGCCGCTCATTTGGGGTATACACGTCGCCTACAGTTCCGATTTCCAGTGCATCACCCAACTCGAAGGCAAAAAAGCCGCGATCAGCCGCCCCGGATCGGGTTCCCAACTCATGGCCTATGTCAACGCCGACCAACGCGGCTGGGACCCCGAATCGCTGACCTTCGAAACCGTCCATACCATCGACGGGGCCGTAGAAGCCCTCAAAGACGGTCGCGCCGACTATTTTATGTGGGAACGCTTCATGACCAAACCGCTGGTCGACAACGGCACCTTCCGTCGCCTCGGCGATTGTCCGACACCGTGGCCCTGCTTTGTCATCGCTGTGCGCGAGGAATGCCTTGAAAACGATCCGGATGCCATCCGCACGCTGCTCGCCACCATCAACGACGTTACCAAAACCTTCAAGGAAATCCCCGGCGTGGACGAACTTGTCGCCCAGCGCTTCCACCAGAAAATCGACGATATCCGCGAATGGCTCTCCCTCACCCAATGGTCGCAGAAGCCCTTTACCGAGGAAATGTTAAACAATGTCCAAATTAAATTGTGGAAACTTTCGGTCGTCCCTGAATTGGGTACCTTTACGAAAATAGCTTGGCCCTGA
- a CDS encoding translation initiation factor, whose protein sequence is MDLHEQLKKLFPDHQPLPEEQPEETPHELFVQSAPMICKYERRNGKPTTIIEGYEGSDDDFKLLAKELKTRLSVGGSFKDGAIILQGDYRDKIMALLKEKGFKVKRVGG, encoded by the coding sequence ATGGACTTACACGAACAACTCAAGAAACTCTTCCCTGACCACCAGCCGTTACCGGAAGAACAACCCGAAGAAACACCGCACGAACTCTTCGTCCAGTCAGCACCAATGATCTGCAAATACGAGCGGCGGAACGGAAAACCCACCACCATCATCGAAGGCTATGAAGGCAGCGACGACGACTTCAAACTCCTGGCAAAAGAACTCAAGACCCGGCTCTCCGTCGGCGGTAGCTTCAAAGACGGCGCGATCATCCTCCAGGGCGATTACCGCGACAAGATCATGGCGCTTTTAAAAGAAAAAGGATTTAAGGTAAAACGCGTGGGAGGATAG
- a CDS encoding GNAT family N-acetyltransferase — protein MDRLLETDRLYMRPFEAADAEGLFELDRNPNVHRYLGNQPVTSPAQCKEVIASVQRQYAAHGIGRFAVLLKESNTFIGWAGLKFVTEPENNHVDYYDIGYRLQEAHWGKGYASEAALAWRDHAFSVMKIPALFASAHVDNIGSNTILKKLGMVQDGQYEHDGLPCNWYRLNNPYL, from the coding sequence ATGGACCGCCTGCTCGAAACCGACCGACTGTACATGCGCCCCTTCGAGGCAGCGGATGCCGAAGGCTTGTTCGAACTCGACCGCAACCCGAACGTACACCGCTACTTAGGGAACCAGCCGGTTACATCGCCGGCGCAGTGCAAGGAGGTTATCGCCTCGGTCCAACGTCAATACGCCGCACACGGCATCGGGCGGTTTGCTGTTTTGTTAAAGGAGAGCAACACCTTCATCGGTTGGGCCGGACTCAAATTCGTTACCGAGCCCGAAAACAATCACGTCGACTACTACGATATCGGATACCGTTTGCAGGAAGCACACTGGGGAAAAGGCTATGCCTCCGAAGCGGCCCTCGCCTGGCGCGATCATGCTTTTTCGGTGATGAAAATCCCTGCCTTATTCGCCTCCGCCCATGTCGACAACATCGGTTCCAATACCATCCTCAAGAAACTCGGGATGGTGCAGGACGGGCAGTACGAACATGACGGACTTCCGTGCAATTGGTACCGTTTAAACAACCCCTACCTATGA
- a CDS encoding isopenicillin N synthase family oxygenase — MQNIPSVDLRDFLSGDPARKQKFVNEIGKAYEDIGFVALKGHFLDDKLVDELYSEVRNFFALPLEVKAQYEIPGIGGQRGYVSFGKEHAKGRSAGDLKEFWHFGQYLQDGSKYHDEYPANVEVKELPRFNEVGKDAYQMLEKTGIYVLRALALFLGLEETYFDKYVQEGNSILRPIHYPPITEEPKDAVRAAAHGDINLITLLMGAQGKGLQVQNHDGEWIDAIAQPDELVINVGDMLSRHSNNRLKSTIHQVVNPPRELWGTSRYSIPFFMHPISEMKLDCLENCIDADHPKLYDDITAGDFLHERLVDLGLIKK; from the coding sequence ATGCAAAACATACCAAGTGTTGACTTACGTGATTTCCTGTCGGGTGACCCGGCACGTAAACAAAAATTTGTAAATGAAATCGGCAAAGCCTACGAAGACATCGGATTCGTAGCACTCAAGGGACACTTCCTTGATGACAAACTCGTGGACGAACTCTATAGTGAAGTCCGTAATTTCTTCGCCCTTCCGCTCGAAGTCAAAGCGCAGTACGAAATCCCCGGCATCGGTGGCCAGCGCGGCTACGTGTCGTTCGGGAAAGAACACGCCAAAGGACGTTCCGCCGGCGACCTTAAAGAATTCTGGCACTTTGGGCAGTACCTGCAGGACGGGTCGAAATACCATGATGAATATCCTGCAAATGTAGAAGTAAAAGAACTTCCGCGTTTTAATGAAGTCGGCAAAGACGCCTACCAGATGCTGGAAAAAACCGGTATTTATGTGTTGCGCGCCCTGGCCCTCTTCCTCGGACTCGAAGAAACCTATTTCGACAAGTACGTGCAGGAAGGGAACTCCATCCTCCGCCCAATCCACTACCCGCCTATCACAGAAGAGCCGAAAGATGCTGTGCGTGCCGCAGCCCACGGCGATATCAACCTGATCACCCTGCTGATGGGTGCGCAGGGAAAAGGCCTCCAGGTGCAGAACCACGACGGCGAATGGATCGACGCCATTGCCCAGCCTGACGAACTCGTCATCAACGTAGGCGATATGTTGTCGCGCCACAGCAACAACCGACTTAAGTCGACCATCCACCAGGTAGTCAACCCACCACGTGAACTGTGGGGCACCTCGCGCTACTCGATCCCGTTCTTCATGCACCCAATCAGCGAAATGAAACTCGACTGCCTCGAAAATTGCATCGATGCCGACCATCCGAAATTGTACGACGACATCACCGCAGGCGACTTCCTGCACGAGCGTCTCGTCGATCTTGGACTGATCAAGAAATAA
- a CDS encoding nucleoside phosphorylase: MIQNSELILNPDGSVYHLNLRPEHIAHDIIFVGDQARVEKITQFFDTIEYSTQKREFKTQTGTYKGKRMSVLSTGIGPDNIDIVLNELDALVNIDLETRQPKEHLTSLNIIRIGTSGSLQADIPTESFVMSRFGLGTDNMLRSYDAASVSIREIEDAFIQHTQWSAEKGRPYVTRCSDALANRIKGPRMHEGITATAGGFYGPQGRVLRLAVQDPALNGKMDNFEFEGVKITNLEMETAAIYGLSALLGHNALSLNAIIANRALGTFSENPEKAVAELIAYTLNKLAER; the protein is encoded by the coding sequence ATGATTCAAAACTCCGAACTCATACTCAACCCCGACGGTTCCGTCTACCACCTGAACCTTCGCCCCGAACACATCGCCCACGACATCATCTTCGTTGGCGACCAGGCACGGGTAGAGAAAATCACCCAGTTTTTCGATACCATCGAATACTCCACCCAAAAACGCGAGTTCAAGACCCAAACCGGTACGTATAAAGGCAAGCGGATGTCGGTACTTTCCACCGGCATCGGGCCCGACAACATCGACATCGTCCTCAACGAACTCGACGCCCTGGTCAACATCGACCTCGAAACCCGCCAGCCAAAAGAGCACCTGACGTCACTCAACATCATCCGTATCGGCACCTCAGGCTCCCTCCAGGCCGACATCCCCACCGAAAGCTTCGTGATGTCGCGCTTCGGATTGGGAACCGATAACATGCTCCGCTCCTACGATGCGGCGTCGGTCTCTATTCGCGAAATAGAAGATGCCTTCATCCAACACACCCAATGGTCGGCCGAGAAGGGACGTCCGTACGTGACCCGTTGCAGCGACGCCCTCGCCAACCGTATCAAAGGCCCACGCATGCACGAAGGCATCACCGCCACCGCCGGCGGCTTCTACGGCCCGCAGGGCCGCGTGCTGCGCCTCGCCGTCCAGGATCCGGCACTCAATGGCAAAATGGACAACTTCGAATTCGAAGGCGTGAAGATTACGAACCTGGAGATGGAAACGGCAGCCATTTACGGACTTTCCGCACTTCTGGGCCACAACGCCCTGTCGTTGAACGCCATCATCGCCAATCGCGCCTTGGGCACGTTTAGCGAGAACCCGGAGAAAGCGGTGGCAGAATTGATCGCGTATACCTTAAACAAACTGGCCGAACGCTAA